Below is a genomic region from Dioscorea cayenensis subsp. rotundata cultivar TDr96_F1 chromosome 14, TDr96_F1_v2_PseudoChromosome.rev07_lg8_w22 25.fasta, whole genome shotgun sequence.
tgtttgaaCTAATTATCTTATATtctctattaatatatattcttttttatattaaattaaagtatGGCATATATAtccacatttatatataaaaaaatcatataaatggaattaaaaaaaacataattaatattatttttttcatatttactaAATATAAAAGAGCACtaatacaatattaaaatttaagtttaatCATTAATTAAACCCTTTGCAAACTACTTAAGATAATATATGCTTTGTttacaataaatattttcttgtttattttacattaaaaaaaacaaaaaataagatcCCAAGAGTGCTAATAAACTGAAAACAAAAGGTCAAAATAGTCAAGAACTAGTGACATACAACATTCACGTGCCCTGTTCTCAatcccccccacacacacacactccaatcaaacaaacaaagcaaaagaaaaaaaaaattcaaagtattctttcttcttcttctcataataacacacaacaaagaaagaaagaaagagaaagagagaaagaagcaaTAGAGCACTCAAACCATACCTTCTTCTCTACCAATGAAGAAGTCTCAAACGTATGAGATTGAAACCAAAGCACTCTCCTACAAAATCCAAACCATTACTACAAAACCATGGACGAAgagcaacaaaaaaacaacaattcaaGAAGAAGGAATCCATGCAAACCATGCACAACCATCATCACACAAACATCTCTTGAAAAACATCACCTTCAAAGCCAAACCATGGGAACTCCTCGCCATTGTAGGTCCAAGTGGCGCAGGGAAATCCACTCTCCTTGAAATCCTCGCCGGAAAACTCAATCCCCGGTCACCATCTCCATCCATCTTCGTCAACAAACTCCCCATCAACAAAGCTGGGTTCAAGAAGATCACAGGTTACGTCCCTCAAAATGATAAACTCTTTCCTCTTTTGACAGTCCGTGAAACACTCATGTTCACCGCCAAGCTCCGTCTTTCACTCCCATGCATAGACCTTGATCGTTTAGTAGAACACTTATTGGGTGAGCTTGGTTTAACTCATGTCGCTGACCTTCGTGTGGGTGATGGTAATAAAATGAGGGGAATCTCCGGTGGTGAACGCCGGAGAGTGTCGATAGCTGTTGAGGTTGTGCATGATCCTGGTGTTTTAATACTTGATGAACCAACATCCGGGCTTGATAGTAGTTCAGCACTGCAAATCGTCGACTTGCTTAAAAACATGGCCGAGATGAGAGGCCGGACGGTAATACTAAGCATTCACCAGCCAGGTTTCCGTATTGTTAAACTCTTCACCTCCATCCTCTTGCTCGCCGGCGGCTGTGTCTTGCACCATGGCACAGTCGATCAGCTTCTTCACAGTCTCACCACCTCAAACCTTCACCTTCCTTTGCATGTTAACGTTGTTGAGTTCGCTTTAGACTCCATCCAAActctccaacaacaacaacaacaacaacaacatcaaatgGATCAAGAACtcaaagaacaacaacaacaacagctaGCTGTGGTATCAGCACATAAAGGTCGGTGCACGCTCCGGCAACTCTTCTTCACTGATATTGAAGATGAACCTTTCAATAGTTTTCAAAATTCATATGGTAGTTACTATGCAAACTCTTGGATCAAAGAAACAGTGATACTCACTATCCGTTTCTCCAAAATGGTTTTCCGAACCAAAGAGCTTTTTGCATGTAGAACCATACAAATGCTTGTCTCCGGTCTCGTTCTCGGTTCAATATTCTTCAATCTATCCGATGATGCAGCCGGTGCAAAAGAACACGTTGGACTCTTTGCATTTATTCTTACATTCCTTCTCTCTTCCACCATTGAAGCACTACCAATCTTCTTGCAAGAGAGGAGATACTAATGAAGGAAACATCATGTGGGAGTTATAGAGTTTCTTCATACGTTGTGGCTAATGCACTGGTCTTCATACCATTTCTATTAGTGCTTGCTATTCTCTTTGCTTTGCCTCTTTACTTGATGGTTGGTCTAAACAAGAGTTTGAAGGCATTTGCTTATTTCTTGTTACTGATATGGTTGATACTATACACAGCCAACTCAGTGGTGGTGTGTTTCAGTGCATTGGCTCCGAATTTTATTGTGGGGAATTCGGTGATATCTGGAGTTTTAGGATCATTCTTTTTGTTCTCTGGGTATTTTATAAGGAAGACAGAGATGCCAGGGTATTGGGTGTTCATGCATTATGTTTCATTGTTTAAGTATCCTTTTGAAGGGTTGTTGGTGAATGAGTTTGAAGGGAAGTGCTTGGAGTTGAAGTATGGAGTTTGTTTGATGAGTGGGAGTGATGTGCTGAGAGAGGAAGGGTTGGGGGAGGAGAGCAAGTGGAGTAATGTGTTGGTCATGCTCAGCTATATCTTGGCTTACAGGTTCTGTTCTTATCTCATTCTTAGATGCAAGTCTTCTTCTTTTACACATAAGGGTGGCATCAAGTGACTTCTTTCTATAACTTTGTTTTGCTTTCATCcttgcaattttttattttattttatttttttttgggtctaCCGTCTATCTCTCTGTGTTTCTTcactctttatttttcttt
It encodes:
- the LOC120275125 gene encoding LOW QUALITY PROTEIN: ABC transporter G family member 5 (The sequence of the model RefSeq protein was modified relative to this genomic sequence to represent the inferred CDS: inserted 1 base in 1 codon), translating into MKKSQTYEIETKALSYKIQTITTKPWTKSNKKTTIQEEGIHANHAQPSSHKHLLKNITFKAKPWELLAIVGPSGAGKSTLLEILAGKLNPRSPSPSIFVNKLPINKAGFKKITGYVPQNDKLFPLLTVRETLMFTAKLRLSLPCIDLDRLVEHLLGELGLTHVADLRVGDGNKMRGISGGERRRVSIAVEVVHDPGVLILDEPTSGLDSSSALQIVDLLKNMAEMRGRTVILSIHQPGFRIVKLFTSILLLAGGCVLHHGTVDQLLHSLTTSNLHLPLHVNVVEFALDSIQTLQQQQQQQQHQMDQELKEQQQQQLAVVSAHKGRCTLRQLFFTDIEDEPFNSFQNSYGSYYANSWIKETVILTIRFSKMVFRTKELFACRTIQMLVSGLVLGSIFFNLSDDAAGAKEHVGLFAFILTFLLSSTIEALPIFLQEXEILMKETSCGSYRVSSYVVANALVFIPFLLVLAILFALPLYLMVGLNKSLKAFAYFLLLIWLILYTANSVVVCFSALAPNFIVGNSVISGVLGSFFLFSGYFIRKTEMPGYWVFMHYVSLFKYPFEGLLVNEFEGKCLELKYGVCLMSGSDVLREEGLGEESKWSNVLVMLSYILAYRFCSYLILRCKSSSFTHKGGIK